The proteins below come from a single Staphylococcus sp. MI 10-1553 genomic window:
- a CDS encoding lectin-like domain-containing protein, with protein MKEVKFLHMMGFPLLMSASSDEDDEGHKNTIKRKVIKVSTLAGGAFTANLFQGHEAMAASELPLTSEWSTQSEAVANQNSTELRSPSISESEMLFSEALQSSETNDAKTHMPTSESDQVSSAKSQNLKVTTQSSESYSEIAQTKTSESVHAEESTQTSENNRVPMTESESYSEKKIHHSQSVENRTSPHVQTTTKFEPHDRTSTTTHPSNQQSEVKVQGKTHSAVPTSEAVSQQSQHIHSEVTTQVGEPTPRPAPESDDTPTTHQSHHTKKIRKARSVSHVAENHTTTRATTTTVTDQVIVTRDNFESHFSTHGTAYYTPETGMVTLTSDVNNQIGSVTLNSKVNFNEDFELTLGVGLGTRYDGYSPDGVIGGDGVGFVFSPGPLGQTGKRGAAVGFGGLKDAFGFKLDTYHNTSKPKAGASASADPPSVGGGGAFGAFVTTNHKGVAVTHTYNSTTATAAKLEKQPDGTVQDLLIHYNAKTKVMTVVYAGQRWTKNISDWILRGRSTNYSFAITAATGDARNLQQIQVRSFYYTEAAVTRISYFDAYTGKEIIPPKTVAGSVGDVVTVDKQESELSAKGYQFIAYYSKDAPTYNASNNTVKLTDAVQNMVLFYKDLQAPILIMPTETKELNVPFPPITVNTRDNSTGHVRNTVTGLPDGLSYDKIDNVITGIPTKLGNFKVTVTSVDEADNVSTSSFDFKIVDTIGPIVKVNDQYNTVFQQIKEIVIETSDNSGHTIDTVSNLPTGLKYDPLTKTVSGRPTQIGAFLVSVTSQDASHNKTNKYFVWTIERDAHSDSISLSQSTSVINSMKASQSMSESTQTSLSTSESISIVDITSTLLSVSQSVVTSNSASILDSESMSLQNSMRVSTSESMSASDSAVISNSISVSESMSTSILESESLSNRTSVSASDSTSLSDSTSDSASLSGSISNSISVLDSTSSSNSMSESTSISDNASISNSSSASNSQSLASSESMSASISECNSLSLSKSVSTSISNQTSDSMSLSESNSTSTSLSLSESLSTLESDSISDSTSISDSESISLSGGVSTSVSESQSASVSHSIVDSASVSASASLSLSTSESMSTSESQSASESASVSESMMQSTSKSASHSTSNSLSTSESASLSESVSASNSESDSVSTSMSTSMSGSDSTSTSTSASLSTSSSDSTSISNSESESNSTSMSVSLSTSDSTSTSMSQSASGSMSISNSLSHSLSHSVSNSIAASVSTSDSTSTSESVSVSTSLSTSESMSTSVSMVNSESVSTSLSDSVSISNSTSTSSSTSTSESLSLSGSMSQSTSLNTDTSMSDSSSVSTSASASLSTSNSTSTSLSLSDAQSTSHSVSESESMQHHSTSESTSQNMNPTTSEAINQQPSQTSKDHSSVILPDTGTEETSSKGLWVGLLSVILGFALFGKSKKDKKDPSSRKKDD; from the coding sequence ATGAAGGAAGTTAAGTTTTTGCACATGATGGGGTTCCCTTTGTTGATGAGTGCTTCAAGTGACGAGGACGATGAAGGACATAAGAATACAATTAAAAGAAAAGTCATCAAAGTTTCTACACTTGCGGGTGGTGCTTTTACAGCCAATCTGTTTCAAGGACATGAAGCGATGGCGGCGTCTGAGCTTCCTTTAACTTCGGAGTGGTCTACGCAAAGTGAGGCTGTTGCAAATCAAAATTCAACAGAGTTACGGTCCCCGAGCATAAGCGAAAGTGAAATGCTGTTCTCAGAAGCGCTTCAAAGTTCTGAAACAAACGACGCGAAAACACATATGCCAACATCTGAAAGCGATCAAGTATCATCAGCGAAAAGTCAAAATTTGAAAGTGACTACTCAATCGAGTGAAAGCTATAGTGAAATAGCGCAGACCAAGACGTCAGAAAGTGTGCATGCAGAAGAAAGTACACAAACATCAGAAAATAATCGTGTGCCTATGACAGAGAGTGAATCATACAGTGAAAAGAAAATACATCATAGTCAATCAGTAGAAAATCGTACATCTCCTCATGTGCAGACAACCACGAAATTTGAACCACACGATCGCACATCCACTACAACACATCCATCAAATCAACAGTCAGAAGTGAAAGTACAGGGAAAGACGCATTCGGCAGTGCCAACAAGTGAGGCAGTATCTCAACAAAGCCAACACATACATAGTGAGGTAACCACGCAGGTAGGGGAACCGACGCCACGCCCTGCTCCAGAAAGTGATGACACACCAACAACACATCAATCACATCATACAAAAAAGATTAGAAAAGCAAGATCGGTGAGTCACGTCGCGGAAAACCACACAACAACTCGTGCGACCACGACTACAGTAACGGACCAAGTCATCGTGACACGAGATAATTTTGAAAGTCATTTTAGTACACACGGGACAGCGTATTACACACCAGAAACAGGCATGGTCACGTTAACGTCGGATGTAAATAATCAAATAGGTTCCGTTACGCTGAATTCGAAAGTCAATTTCAATGAAGATTTTGAATTAACACTTGGTGTCGGATTAGGGACGCGTTATGACGGTTACAGTCCAGACGGCGTAATCGGTGGTGATGGGGTTGGTTTTGTTTTTTCACCAGGTCCTTTAGGTCAAACTGGCAAACGAGGTGCGGCTGTTGGTTTTGGTGGTTTGAAAGATGCCTTTGGTTTCAAGCTCGATACGTATCATAATACATCGAAACCTAAAGCAGGTGCTAGTGCGAGTGCTGATCCCCCAAGTGTCGGAGGTGGCGGTGCTTTTGGTGCTTTTGTGACAACGAATCATAAAGGTGTCGCGGTGACCCATACCTATAATTCAACGACAGCGACAGCAGCTAAGTTAGAAAAGCAACCGGATGGGACAGTACAAGATTTACTCATTCACTATAATGCTAAGACGAAAGTCATGACAGTCGTTTATGCGGGACAAAGATGGACGAAAAATATTTCAGATTGGATTTTAAGAGGTAGAAGTACGAACTATTCATTTGCGATTACAGCGGCAACTGGCGACGCACGAAATTTACAACAAATTCAAGTTCGTTCGTTTTATTATACGGAAGCTGCCGTCACGCGCATTTCTTATTTTGATGCCTATACAGGTAAAGAAATCATCCCACCTAAAACAGTTGCCGGCAGTGTGGGCGATGTGGTCACTGTCGATAAACAAGAAAGTGAGTTGTCCGCAAAAGGTTATCAATTCATTGCCTATTACAGTAAAGATGCACCGACGTATAATGCATCGAATAATACCGTGAAATTGACTGATGCGGTTCAAAACATGGTCTTATTTTATAAAGATTTGCAAGCACCGATTTTAATTATGCCGACAGAAACGAAAGAGCTGAATGTGCCTTTCCCACCTATTACAGTCAATACGAGAGATAATAGTACAGGGCATGTGCGAAATACGGTGACAGGTTTACCTGATGGACTATCGTATGACAAGATAGATAACGTCATTACAGGAATCCCGACGAAATTAGGCAATTTTAAAGTTACAGTGACATCGGTGGACGAAGCGGATAATGTATCAACATCTTCATTTGATTTCAAAATAGTGGATACTATCGGCCCTATTGTGAAGGTAAACGATCAATACAATACAGTGTTTCAACAGATTAAAGAGATTGTGATAGAGACGAGTGACAACAGTGGTCATACGATAGACACAGTGTCAAACTTGCCTACAGGATTAAAGTACGATCCTCTAACGAAAACAGTTAGTGGTAGACCAACGCAGATAGGTGCATTTTTGGTTAGTGTGACGTCTCAAGATGCCAGCCATAACAAGACGAACAAATATTTTGTATGGACGATTGAAAGAGATGCGCATAGTGATTCCATTTCTCTTTCACAAAGTACGTCAGTGATCAACAGTATGAAAGCTTCACAAAGTATGTCTGAATCGACGCAAACCAGTTTGTCGACAAGTGAGAGTATTTCGATAGTGGACATTACAAGTACATTATTGAGTGTATCACAAAGTGTAGTTACATCTAACAGCGCATCGATTTTGGACAGTGAAAGCATGTCTTTACAAAATTCGATGCGTGTATCTACATCAGAGAGTATGAGTGCATCAGATAGCGCCGTGATAAGTAACAGTATCTCGGTTTCTGAAAGTATGAGCACGTCGATATTAGAAAGTGAATCGTTATCGAATCGCACATCTGTTTCGGCGAGTGACAGTACATCATTGAGCGATTCAACAAGTGACAGTGCATCATTAAGTGGTTCGATAAGCAATAGTATTTCTGTATTGGATAGCACGTCAAGCTCTAATAGTATGAGCGAATCTACATCAATAAGTGACAATGCATCAATATCGAATAGTAGTTCCGCTTCAAATAGCCAAAGTCTTGCATCAAGTGAATCGATGAGTGCATCAATATCTGAGTGCAACAGTCTTTCTCTCAGCAAATCGGTAAGTACGTCTATTTCAAATCAAACATCAGATAGCATGAGTCTTTCTGAATCAAACAGCACGAGCACATCATTGAGCCTATCAGAAAGCTTATCAACTTTAGAAAGTGATTCAATTAGTGACAGTACATCGATTTCAGACAGTGAAAGCATATCTTTATCAGGCGGTGTAAGTACATCAGTGAGTGAAAGTCAATCCGCTTCAGTTAGTCATTCGATAGTCGACAGTGCTTCGGTTTCTGCTAGTGCAAGCCTATCGTTGAGTACATCAGAAAGTATGTCGACATCAGAAAGTCAGTCAGCAAGTGAAAGTGCGTCAGTGTCAGAGAGTATGATGCAGTCTACAAGTAAGTCAGCAAGTCATTCGACGTCAAATAGCCTTTCAACAAGCGAAAGTGCATCTTTGAGTGAAAGTGTGTCCGCTTCTAATAGCGAAAGTGACTCAGTATCAACAAGTATGAGTACGTCAATGAGTGGTTCCGACAGTACTTCTACTTCAACGAGTGCAAGCCTGTCGACAAGTAGTTCTGACAGTACATCAATTTCTAATAGTGAATCGGAATCAAACAGTACATCCATGAGTGTGAGCCTCTCTACATCAGACAGTACAAGTACATCGATGAGTCAATCAGCAAGTGGCAGCATGTCAATTTCAAACAGTTTAAGTCATTCATTAAGCCATTCAGTGAGCAACAGTATAGCGGCAAGTGTATCGACTTCTGATAGCACGTCAACGAGCGAGAGCGTGTCAGTGTCGACAAGTCTTTCAACTTCTGAAAGTATGTCAACAAGTGTATCTATGGTGAACAGTGAGAGCGTATCGACAAGCCTTTCAGACAGCGTGTCAATTTCTAATAGCACGTCCACATCAAGTAGTACATCGACAAGTGAAAGCCTGTCACTCAGCGGTTCAATGTCGCAGAGCACGTCATTAAACACCGATACATCAATGTCCGACAGTAGTTCGGTTTCAACGAGTGCTAGTGCTTCTCTAAGTACGTCAAATAGTACAAGTACGAGCTTGTCATTAAGTGATGCGCAGTCTACAAGCCATAGCGTATCTGAATCGGAAAGCATGCAACATCATTCAACAAGTGAGAGCACATCACAAAACATGAATCCGACAACGAGTGAAGCGATTAATCAGCAACCAAGTCAAACATCAAAAGATCATTCATCTGTGATATTACCAGATACAGGGACCGAAGAGACTTCATCTAAAGGTTTATGGGTCGGCTTGTTGTCAGTCATTCTCGGTTTTGCATTATTCGGTAAATCTAAAAAAGATAAGAAAGATCCATCCTCACGTAAGAAAGACGATTAA
- the secY2 gene encoding accessory Sec system protein translocase subunit SecY2 codes for MGALTRLKHIKTKEYKVLYQRIFFTLMMIVIYIIGSHITLPGIKVRTRVPHSFLDIALSNVGGDIGTINLFSLGLGPWLTTMMIMALLTYRNIEKEKLETQLERHFKERFFTLLLAIIQGYFVLSPNQSKFQGVHIGFLLLIIVTGAMVLVWLADQNTVYGIAGPTPIVLVGMIKSIFQHQQLQHIGVVTVAIGIALMLIVLVLLVWIERIEYRINYQDVMNVTTSQKDTYISWKLNPAGSIAMMCSFSLFFIVGMLAHVIGRWLTGDASYQPVFLELNHSVGVLMFLVMLIMLNFMLSKVLLNPKRKAKEFQKSGHYIDGIYPGKATRVYLNRKSNQMSAIGAAVLGLIMSLPLQTAIVVNDMTQELSVLIQFVILIYMTINITETVRTYLYFDQYQSFLDSYSKE; via the coding sequence ATGGGAGCATTGACGCGTTTGAAGCATATTAAAACGAAAGAATATAAAGTTTTATATCAACGGATTTTCTTCACATTGATGATGATTGTTATCTATATCATTGGGAGTCATATCACCTTGCCAGGAATCAAAGTACGGACGCGTGTGCCCCACAGTTTTTTAGATATTGCGTTGTCGAATGTAGGGGGCGATATAGGCACAATCAATCTTTTTTCTCTCGGACTTGGACCATGGCTCACAACAATGATGATTATGGCGCTGTTGACTTACCGCAATATCGAAAAAGAAAAGTTGGAAACACAGTTAGAACGTCATTTTAAAGAACGTTTTTTCACGCTATTATTAGCCATCATTCAAGGATATTTTGTGCTCAGTCCGAATCAAAGCAAGTTCCAGGGCGTGCATATAGGTTTCCTATTACTCATCATAGTGACGGGGGCGATGGTACTCGTGTGGCTTGCGGATCAAAATACCGTTTATGGTATTGCTGGTCCGACGCCGATTGTACTGGTTGGTATGATCAAATCCATTTTTCAACATCAACAGCTTCAACATATCGGTGTGGTTACAGTCGCCATCGGTATTGCTTTGATGTTGATTGTATTGGTGTTGTTAGTTTGGATAGAACGTATTGAGTACCGCATCAATTATCAAGATGTGATGAATGTGACGACATCTCAAAAGGATACGTACATTTCGTGGAAGCTCAACCCTGCTGGGAGCATCGCGATGATGTGTAGTTTTTCATTGTTTTTCATCGTCGGGATGTTGGCGCATGTAATAGGACGCTGGTTAACAGGAGACGCGAGCTATCAACCGGTATTTTTAGAATTGAACCATTCAGTTGGTGTATTGATGTTTCTCGTGATGCTCATTATGTTGAATTTTATGTTGTCTAAAGTGCTATTAAATCCGAAACGGAAGGCAAAAGAATTTCAAAAAAGTGGTCATTACATTGATGGTATTTATCCTGGGAAGGCGACGAGAGTGTATTTAAACAGGAAGTCTAACCAGATGAGTGCGATAGGTGCTGCTGTGCTCGGTTTGATTATGAGTTTGCCGCTACAGACTGCTATCGTGGTAAACGATATGACGCAAGAGTTATCTGTATTGATACAATTTGTCATTTTGATTTACATGACCATCAATATCACTGAAACAGTACGCACTTATTTATATTTTGATCAATATCAGTCATTTTTAGACTCATACAGTAAGGAGTAA
- the asp1 gene encoding accessory Sec system protein Asp1 produces MKYFVPAWYDDDNRWCQLTQPFYVHSRKIQFDDAISLMSMHAQNDVEFKLLHLNYQPHLRLFLHKYDLYETAIWSLFDEIQGFDDAPSRSFQFDDLEWPDDAEFVFSPYLIQVMTENGISKVYFNQDGYLIWLDDFEQHQQQRRYIFDERGYLSAIRYYENGEVFRQDYLTATGEVILRENWVTLQVEVMAPFQSEFDAPVYDSMGVLIQERFARYCARHLNEADQLIVSAHSQHQALFRDIATRVTVSYSIFTKRNQTLDEAFIQSIGHSLKWLVDTSENEARLKTLLANHTHPPEILRMTPFDTQQLTNLSSQLHETYIGIWIEGMRNADLQQVLQQLITYVQREPSYRLVLLTQKDAAHVEGWMRQFTDEMNAQHNEKVVKDKAKAELIEAKEPTPIEEVIQIQSVPYEEDVRQALTRLRIVIDLSDEPDLYVQIASISVRIPQIHMFQSHYVTDFKNGIIIDHYDALHSALDYFLKTLKHWNAAYTFNTNMIETVRSERIIEQLDHFLEGDNDGATV; encoded by the coding sequence ATGAAATATTTTGTTCCAGCATGGTATGACGATGACAATAGGTGGTGTCAGTTAACACAACCGTTTTATGTGCATAGTAGAAAGATACAATTTGATGATGCGATTAGTTTAATGTCGATGCATGCGCAAAATGATGTGGAATTTAAATTGTTGCATTTGAATTATCAACCGCACTTGAGACTATTTTTGCATAAGTATGATTTGTACGAAACGGCTATTTGGTCATTGTTTGATGAGATTCAAGGCTTTGATGATGCCCCGTCACGTTCGTTTCAATTTGATGATTTGGAATGGCCAGATGATGCAGAATTTGTATTTTCGCCTTATTTGATTCAAGTGATGACGGAAAATGGCATATCCAAAGTGTATTTTAATCAGGATGGCTATTTGATTTGGCTCGATGATTTTGAGCAGCATCAACAGCAGCGACGGTACATTTTTGATGAGCGCGGCTATTTGAGTGCGATTCGTTATTATGAAAATGGTGAAGTGTTTAGGCAAGATTATTTAACCGCAACGGGTGAAGTGATCCTCCGAGAAAACTGGGTGACGCTTCAAGTGGAAGTGATGGCACCGTTTCAAAGTGAGTTTGATGCACCAGTGTATGATTCGATGGGTGTACTCATTCAAGAACGTTTTGCGCGTTATTGTGCACGTCATTTAAATGAAGCGGACCAATTGATTGTGAGTGCACATTCTCAACATCAGGCATTGTTTCGGGATATTGCAACGCGGGTGACAGTGAGCTATTCAATTTTTACGAAACGCAATCAGACTTTGGATGAGGCATTCATTCAATCGATAGGACACAGTTTGAAATGGTTGGTCGATACGTCAGAAAATGAAGCACGGTTAAAGACTTTATTGGCAAATCACACCCACCCACCTGAAATATTAAGAATGACACCGTTTGATACACAACAGCTGACGAATTTAAGCAGTCAATTGCATGAAACCTATATTGGCATTTGGATAGAGGGGATGCGTAATGCGGATTTACAACAAGTGCTACAGCAGCTCATCACTTATGTTCAGCGAGAGCCTTCTTATCGACTCGTATTATTGACGCAAAAAGATGCAGCTCATGTAGAAGGTTGGATGAGACAGTTCACGGACGAAATGAATGCGCAACATAACGAAAAAGTTGTCAAAGATAAAGCGAAAGCGGAGTTGATTGAAGCGAAAGAACCGACACCGATTGAGGAAGTGATTCAAATCCAATCGGTGCCATATGAAGAAGATGTGCGCCAAGCTTTAACACGTTTGCGTATCGTCATTGACTTGAGTGACGAACCCGATTTATATGTCCAAATTGCGAGTATCAGTGTGCGCATTCCTCAAATTCATATGTTTCAAAGCCATTATGTGACAGATTTTAAAAATGGCATCATTATTGATCATTATGACGCGCTTCATTCAGCGTTAGATTACTTTTTAAAGACGTTAAAACATTGGAATGCTGCTTACACATTTAATACAAACATGATTGAAACGGTGCGTTCTGAGCGTATTATTGAACAGCTAGACCATTTTTTAGAAGGTGATAACGATGGGGCAACAGTTTAA
- the asp2 gene encoding accessory Sec system protein Asp2 codes for MGQQFNVLQMGGRDLKYLFDSNPAVTWNYFDTQLFYYDNTSIEKMTAVIEEQGVFDLVFVQTPLAEPMEALLTLVSTPYNTVVDHHDWQTGYAALEIVEKYRIRPIDYTDEAELHDKLIALSFPGQYGDKISPAHTHIHTSDAIHVTYYGHKAVRFVGDFGDTFCPVLSWRQNLIYDKDKVIEVWPEFHTEGDVELEYVVRLMSLNPEEGVLETFVLSEDALAEPLRLSRRPYTAYITIAVRARYSGVVHIGAVHKRLSRIEFGQLLLGGERFVDDRREEFFYYFNPGDFKPPLNVYFSGYREAEGFEAYYLMQQLGAPFLLISDPRIQGGAFYLGSTTYENGIKQVIQQTLATLGFHHDACIFSGLSMGSFGALYYGAQLHPKAINVGKPLVNIGTIAQNMKLLRPQDFDTSLDIVLAHQYEAVDPDARIARLNEKFWDVLTNSDLQDTSIPLTYMVHDDYDPTAFRDLLPVLSRQHVHVMNKAIPGRHNDDTATVVSWFMNFYHILLKDHFGRDVHAN; via the coding sequence ATGGGGCAACAGTTTAATGTGCTACAAATGGGTGGTCGTGATTTAAAATATTTATTCGACTCAAATCCAGCAGTGACGTGGAATTATTTTGATACACAGCTGTTCTACTATGACAATACGTCTATTGAAAAGATGACAGCAGTCATTGAAGAGCAAGGTGTATTCGATCTCGTGTTCGTACAAACGCCATTAGCTGAACCTATGGAGGCACTGTTAACGCTTGTGAGTACACCTTACAATACAGTCGTGGATCATCATGATTGGCAAACAGGCTACGCGGCGTTAGAAATCGTGGAAAAGTATCGTATTCGACCGATTGATTACACCGATGAAGCCGAATTACACGATAAATTAATCGCCTTGTCATTTCCCGGGCAATATGGTGACAAAATCAGTCCAGCACATACGCATATTCATACGTCTGATGCGATTCATGTCACTTACTATGGTCATAAAGCTGTGCGTTTTGTAGGTGATTTTGGTGATACATTTTGTCCGGTGCTCAGTTGGCGTCAAAATTTAATTTACGACAAAGATAAAGTGATTGAAGTATGGCCGGAATTTCATACAGAAGGTGATGTTGAACTCGAATATGTCGTACGTTTGATGTCGCTCAATCCTGAAGAAGGCGTGTTAGAAACGTTTGTCTTATCGGAAGACGCATTGGCAGAACCGCTTCGCTTATCACGACGCCCTTATACGGCATATATCACGATTGCGGTAAGGGCACGTTACAGCGGGGTCGTGCATATCGGTGCGGTACATAAACGTTTGTCTCGTATTGAGTTTGGACAATTGTTGTTAGGTGGCGAACGATTTGTCGATGACCGACGAGAAGAATTTTTCTACTATTTTAACCCAGGTGATTTCAAGCCACCATTAAATGTTTATTTTAGTGGTTATCGCGAGGCTGAAGGGTTTGAAGCGTATTATTTAATGCAACAACTCGGCGCACCATTTTTACTCATCAGCGACCCACGCATTCAAGGCGGCGCGTTCTATTTGGGGTCGACTACGTATGAAAATGGTATTAAACAAGTCATTCAGCAAACGCTGGCCACGCTTGGATTCCATCATGACGCATGTATCTTTTCCGGATTGTCTATGGGCTCATTCGGCGCGTTATATTACGGTGCGCAATTACATCCGAAAGCCATCAATGTCGGCAAACCGCTCGTGAATATCGGAACTATAGCACAAAATATGAAATTGCTCCGTCCACAAGATTTTGACACATCACTCGATATCGTGTTGGCACATCAGTATGAAGCGGTTGACCCTGATGCACGTATTGCTCGGTTGAATGAAAAATTTTGGGACGTGTTGACAAACAGTGATTTGCAGGATACTTCTATCCCGCTGACGTATATGGTGCATGATGATTATGATCCAACTGCATTTCGTGATTTACTGCCGGTTCTCAGCCGACAACATGTCCATGTCATGAATAAAGCGATACCGGGGCGCCATAATGATGATACGGCGACGGTTGTGAGTTGGTTTATGAACTTTTATCACATTTTATTGAAAGATCATTTTGGGAGAGATGTTCATGCAAACTAA
- the asp3 gene encoding accessory Sec system protein Asp3: MQTKQTMTIFWRNTNGETYQHGSTIRFQPNGTYFENQLMPSGLPIHLWTMTTQFDKEGRTPSLPILKRGHRYRLTFEVAVNPVGSVYFVLTFYRKNDTEIKQLMINETNKDFEFPKAAYRYDIRLMNAACHQLLFRRIVIAELAQEDDVKSTPSLYEAQVNDIIRRTRAQETL, from the coding sequence ATGCAAACTAAACAGACGATGACGATTTTTTGGCGCAATACGAATGGAGAAACGTATCAGCATGGCTCGACAATTCGCTTTCAACCGAATGGTACATATTTTGAAAATCAGCTGATGCCGTCAGGATTACCCATTCATTTATGGACAATGACGACGCAATTTGATAAAGAGGGACGTACGCCAAGTTTGCCTATTTTAAAGAGAGGACATCGCTATCGTCTGACATTTGAAGTGGCGGTAAATCCAGTTGGAAGTGTATATTTCGTGCTTACCTTTTATAGAAAAAACGATACTGAAATTAAGCAATTGATGATAAATGAAACGAATAAAGACTTCGAATTCCCGAAAGCGGCATATCGTTATGACATTCGATTGATGAATGCAGCGTGTCATCAGTTGCTGTTTCGACGTATTGTTATTGCAGAGTTAGCGCAAGAGGATGATGTTAAGTCGACACCTTCACTTTATGAGGCGCAAGTGAACGACATCATTCGACGGACACGTGCACAGGAAACGTTGTAG